The following are encoded together in the Humulus lupulus chromosome 5, drHumLupu1.1, whole genome shotgun sequence genome:
- the LOC133780128 gene encoding uncharacterized protein LOC133780128, with the protein MVHLAREAKLCGPVWARWMYPFERSMKVLKSYVRNHYRPEASMVECYISEEAVEFCSEYMSGVEAIGISKPRNNSDGVDKGLRGNGTVTTVSRAELDQAQLVVLQNNPEIQSYIIDHIELLRSMIPNKIKNKQKWVIDEHNDILRGC; encoded by the exons atggttcatctagCAAGAGAAGCCAAGTTATGTggaccagtttgggcgagatggatgtatccatttgaaagaagtatgaaggtgttgaaaagttatgtgcgtaatcattatcgtcctgaagctagtatggttgaatgttatatatcggaagaggcagtagaattttgctcagaatacatgagtggggttgaagcaatcggaatcagcaaaccacgaaataactcagatggagttgataaaggactacgagGGAATGGAACAGTGACCACCGTGTCTagggcagaattagatcaagctcaattagttgtgttgcaaaataatcctgagattcaatcatatataat tgatcacatagagttattacggtcgatgattccaaacaagattaaaaataaacaaaaatgggttatagatga GCACAATGACATACTacggggttgttga